The uncultured Dysgonomonas sp. genome contains the following window.
AGGCAACTTAAAGGAGAAAGAACGCACGCAAACCCGTAAAGGGAATATCGGATTTGTATTCCAAAGCTTCAATTTGATTGAAGAAATGACGGTCTTCGAAAATGTCGAACTTCCCCTTACCTATCTGAAAGTAAAAGCATCGGAACGCAAAAAACGTGTAGAAGACACTCTCCGCAGAATGAGCATAAGCCATAGGGCAAGCCATTTCCCCAACCAGCTATCGGGAGGTCAACAACAACGTGTTGCCATAGCACGCGCTGTTATTGCCAATCCCAAACTGATACTGGCCGATGAGCCGACCGGTAATCTGGATTCTAAAAACGGAAAAGATGTGATGGACCTACTCACCGAGCTCAACAGGGAAGGCGCTACCATTGTCATGGTAACCCACTCTCAGCACGACGCGTCATTTGCACATCGTATAGTGAATCTCTTTGACGGGCAGATCGTTACCGAGGTGGAAAGCATGATGTAATGCTTCATACATATCTATTCCCTATGAATTAATGAAGTAATATACTTATGAAACAATTTTTCAGGAATTTCAGGAAACAAAAAACCGTGGGTATACTTAATATTTGCGGTTTAAGCCTCGGTATCATGGTTTCCATCACAGTCGGATTGTGGGCTATCAATGAATTATCCTTCGACAACTTTCATAAAAACGGAGAAAGGATGTATCGGGTAGTACAAAGCTTTGAGTATGGAAGTATTCCTATCAAAGCGGCCACAGCTTTTAAACCTTTGGGAGAATTGGCTGCGGCAGAAATTCCTGAAATAGAACAGATGTGCAGAGTCGTTATTGAAGACAATGGTATTGAGATTGACCGGATCACATATTTTAATGTGAGAAATATTATTACCGACCATAATTTCTTTTCATTTTTCTCTTTTCCCCTGAAAGAAGGAAATATTGAAACTGCTTTCTCTGCTCCCGACAACGTTATTTTGACAGAATCGGCTGCAAAAAGGTACTTCCCAAATAGAAATCCCATAGGTCAGACTGTGATCTTTCATGGATGGAAATTTACCGTATCTGCTATTATGTACGATATGCCGCGAAACTCTCATATACAAGCTGATATTGTTTTCCCTCTATTTTCTTTTTTCAAAGACTGGGGATGGGATAGCAGTTTTAAGTATGATACCTATTTTGTTCTTTCGCCAAATGCAGACATTCATTCTATAGAAAAGAAGGTTAGTCTGATAAATAAGAGAGGTATATCAGCTTTTATAGGCGATATTCCTGTAGAACTGGAGCATCTGCAAGATATTCATTTCAGCAAAACGAGTGCAAGTTTCGATAGTGCGATAAAAGGCAATGAAGGACTTTTAAAAACGTTTATTAGTATTGCCATAGCCATTCTTATCATAGCTTGCATCAATTTTACAAACCTTTTCATTTCTACTTCTTTCATCAGGGCAAAAACTATCGGAATCAAGAAATCGCTAGGAGCCGATAAAAAACTTCTTATACTGGACTTCTATAAAGAAACTGCGGCATACGTTCTGATTGCTGTATTTTTAGGCATATTACTTGCAATGCTGGCTCTTCCGGTTTTCAATAATTACACACAGTCTAATGTGATTATAGATTACCTTTCTCCTGAATTATACATCTTTATTTTTACTCTGGCAGTAATTACAATCATTATAGCCGGTTCGTTCCCAGCTTTTCAAATGACCAAATTCGGAGTTATAGAAACCCTTAAAGGAAAATTCCGGGGAAAAAAGATGTCTATATTCCAGAAGGTACTTATAATCATCCAATTCTCCACATCTATTTGCCTGCTCATCGTAGTACTTTTCTTTGCTAAGCAAATAGATCAGATACTGAGTCAGGATCTGGGTTTCGACAATAAAAATATAGTTTATATAAATGGCTGGGGAGATTTTGGCCGCGATTATAACGCTCTGCGTGAAGAAATGATACAAGAGCCCTCTATTATAGATGTAGCGATGAAACAATATGACCTGCCTCTTAGAGGAGGAAATGGAATAGGTGGAAAAAACGTAGAAACAGGAGAAGAGATATTGCTTGACCTGTCGGAAGTTTCACCTAATTACTTCGACTTCTACGGTATGGTATTCATTTCCGGGGAAAATCCTCTGTATGAAGAAAGTGCTGCTAGTTCCCGCTTCTGTGTCATAAATGAACGGGCAGCACAACTATTGGGACTCAAGGATCCTGTAGGTAAAGCTTTTCACATAATATCTGTAGGAGGAAAACTCAGCGAAAACGATGGAAAAGAGTATATTGTGAAAGGTGTGATACGCGATTCGTATGTAAAATCGTTATATCAGGAACCTGATGCTCAGATGTATCTCAATTTATCCAGAGACGATCACAATCCAATATTCTTCAAGGTTGCCGGAAACCCTCAAAGAGCAATAAAGACCATAGAAAAGAAATGGAAGCAAATGTTGCCGAATGTACCTTTCGAATATCATTATCTGGATACAACATATGAAGCTCAATATACATCCGAAATGAATGCCCGCAACGTATTAAGCTATGCATTAATTATCACTCTGATAATTACCGTCATGGGCTTATATGCGATGGTATTTTATTCCACCCAGCGAAGGATAAAAGAGATAGGTATCCGCAAAATAAATGGGGCTACTATTCTCGACCTTATCGCATTATTGAACAAAGACACTATAATATGGATAGTAATCTCATTCTTCATAGCCTGCCCCGTATCATATTATTTTGTGTCCCGCTGGCTCGATGGTTTCATCATAAAAACATCATTGAGCATCTGGATATTCCTGGGAGCCGGGGCGCTGTCTTTCATCATCGCAATGCTTACAGTCTGTTATCAGACATGGAAGGCGGCCAATATGAATCCTGTAAATGCAATACAAAATGAATAGTATTAGTTTCCATAGATAATTGTAATTGTAAAGGAGTATAAAAGGTTTAGAAGCAAACACACTCTTTCTCTTTCTTTCCTTGTTTTTAGCCTTTTGCTCCTTTTACAATTCATGTTAATTCAATAAGTCAAAGAACTCTTTATGTACCATATACCGTTTATACTCCGTCGCTTTCTGAAAAGCAAAAGTCTCCGTATTATAAATCTGCTGGGATTAACACTCATGTTTGCCTGTATGCTGGTTTCCTACACATACATCAAACGCGAACTCAGCTACGATAAATTCTACAACAATGCTCACCGGATAGTCCGCATGACTCTTTCATATGATGATAATATAGCCGACGGACGTATTTATGGTACCTCTACAAAACAAATATGGCAAAACATACCCGAGATAGAAGACGAGCTCAAATTAGAGATGGTAAACACGGCAATACTAAACCATAACGGAAGTAAGCAAGTACTTAATAATCTCTTCTTTGCCAGTGAAAACTTACTGAATATTCTCGACATCCCTTTAATAGAAGGTAATAGCAGAGAAGCATTCAAGTCCCCCGAAAGTGTCATTATCAGCGAACGCCTCGCACTCCAACTCTTTGGCAGGACAGATGTAATCGGCGAAAAAATAGAATTGAGCAGCAGACGCATTGAATCCACAGTGTATTTTATAAGGGGTGTATTTAAGAACATGCCGGAAAACACCCACTTTCATAGCGATATTATTATCCACAAAGCCGATTTCGACAATTTTTATCACTATGTGTATCTGTTGATGAAGGATGGTTATGACCTTGCTGACATCCAAAGCAGGCTGACTGCCAATTTCAAATCACAGAACCCGGATAGCAGGAATGCCATAATCAATCTGATACCGATGACCGATATCCATTTGCACAGCCATTTACTACGCGAAATGGAAACCAACGGTAATATATATTACATCTACCTGATAGCTGGTATCAACCTCCTTCTTCTTATAATCGTCCTGTTCAATCTATGGCTCAATTCCAGTGTAATCTTTTCTTACAATAAGCGGTACTACCAGTTGTTGAGAATGAATGGAGCTTCCTCTTCGGTAGTAATAAAAGACGAGACATGGGTTTCGCTACTCTTAGCCGTTATCTCCATATTATCAGGGAAGTTACTGTCGGTATTTATCGGCAGCTATTTCTCCATCTCATTCTCCGCTTTATCCATAACCGAAACAGTCGGCATCGCCATTCTTTTCATTCTTTCCACCATCTTTGTATCGCTGTTGCCTATCCTTATAAATATGTCGGCAACCGCCTTTCTGAATGATCAGGCAGACTTACGGCAATCCCGTTTTTCTATATCCAATGTAAAATACATGCTCATAGTACAGTATAGTATTGTCCTGTTCATTATCATTGTAGGTATCGGTATTAATAACCAAATGGCCCTTATCCGTAATACTCAGGTTGCAGGCAACAATGACAGTATACTTGTATTTGAAGAACAACCGCACGAGGTCATAGAAAACTATACTGCCTTCCGAAACGAACTCCTCAAACACAGCGAAATAGAATCGGTTACAGCCGCTATGCAACTACCGGGAAATGCTGTTCGCGACATGATTGTCATAACCACCGAAGGAAAAGACCCTGCATACATACCTGTACTTGTCGTCGGTGAAGACTTTATGCAAACCTTCGATATAAAGCCTGTAGCCGGAACTCTGTTTCCACCCCTTCGGTTATCATATGCGGAAGAAGCAAACCTTCAGCAGAGGAAGATGAATGAAGAAGGCTTTAAATCATCCCACAGAGACAATATCATAGTCAACAGAAAAGCACTTGGTCAATTAGGCTTCTCCTCGCCAGAAGAAGCTATCGGAAAAGAGGTGGGCATAGGCCACAATTCTCTCGACTATTTCCCTACAGGAATAATCTGCGGAGTAGTCGAAGATTTTACATACACCAATGTTTATGAAGATGCCATCCCTATGGTTATACTCCAACGCAATATGTTTATGAATTGCTTCATTATCCGCATTGCTCCAGGCAGTAACGAACAGGCTTTAGCTACTCTGAACTCTGTATGGGCTACATTAAACCCCGATTATCCGATCAACTACAAATTCTTGTCTGACTCTTACAAATCTCTATATGTGAACGAACTGAATGCTGAAAAGGTCGTATTATTCTTCTCCATACTGTCTTTCGTTATCACTATCCTCGGACTGATTATATTCATGGCCTTTATGATAAAGAACCGTATGAAGGAAATCAGTATCCGCAAAGTAAATGGCGCTACCAACAGCGAGATAGTCTTTATGCTCAATTTCGGATTGCTGCGATGGATATTCCTATCCTTTGTTATAGCAATGCCCGCCGCATGGTATGTAATGGACAAGTGGCTCGAAAACTTCGCATATAAAACAACTATCTATTGGTGGATATTTGTCCTTGCCGGAATATCAGTCCTTTTGATTTCTTTCCTTGCTATCAGTTGGCAAAGTCTCAAGGCAGCTCGTATCAATCCGGCAAAATCATTAAAAGGGGATTAGAATTCTTACTTCTTGCCCTTAAAGTTCTCTATTGCTTTCAGCAGGCGGTCCAGAGGGCCGATATCATAACGAAGATCGAAACGTATATTATTAAAGTCCAGCTTGTTGACAACACGGGTAGTTGCATTGTATTTCTTGGTATACGACTTACCTACAAGGCGATAAATATTATCGAGGTCTTTGGCCGGATGCTCCCTTGCTTGCGGATCGGAAGCATAAGGATCGAATCCCAGTTTATCTTTTATAAAGCGTCCTGTCAGCCGTTTGTCAATTTTTTTCAGGTGATTAGTCTCTGCCAGAAACCATGCCTCTATTTCGTGCACAGCTATAATGACATCGAAGTAGTGAGCATCATTCTTTAGCTTGTTAGGCAGAAACCGCAACCCTTTTTCGAGCTTTTCCAGATCGTCTATCGGCAATGGATACAGGTCGCGCAGGCCAATTATCATTTCATAGCCATTCTTTCGCAAAGTCTCCATATTGTCCAGTATCTCAGATTTCACACGGTTATCCGAACCACAATCGAAAATGAGCACTTCGTATTTCGGGTTACGCGAAAATGAAGAGTTCCGCACAATTTCTACTTTCGGGATATTCACTCCTCCGCGAAATTGTTTCTGTATAATATTTATCTGTTGAGTTCCCAGGATTTCCTTTATCAAGCGATTAACGAAAATCTGCTCGGTCTGTCCTTCAACAAAAAAAGCAATCCGTTTCATCAATCGTTATCTTCATCTATAACACCAAAACCTTTCTTGAAAAAGTCTGTGGCAAGAAAATCAAAGTTATTAAGTCCTGTATATTTAAAATCGTCGAAGGTATCTTTCGAATTAGTGTAATCGTAAAATATTGATTTACTACTCTCCCGCCCTATCACAGACCAGTAACGGAGTGGTATCTGGTTCATAACCTGCCTGTCGTTAGATGTCATAAAGAACTGCATATTCGATTTGTTGACTTTCTTAATTACCAGATCCATCATTTTCTTCGAACTTTCGAAATCGAGGCCTTCGCCCATATCGTCGATAAGCAGGCAAAGGGAAATATCGCTCAGCCGGGCATAACTCAACATAATGAACAAAGATAAGGCACGGAACATCCCCTGCGACATCTCTCGTTGCGAAATGGTATATTCTCCATCTTCTTCAATAAAGATACCAAAGCCGCCACGGGTTTCCTTTATATCGATATTTGTGATCGAATAGCCCAATTCCTGCATACCGGCTTTAACTTCCGATATAAACGTTTCTCCAAAAAGCTCCCACCCCTTGTAGAATGTGTATATGAGCACATCCGGGTCGTCTATGTCATGGTCATCCCCGTCTATTTGGGTATAATCTTTTACCAGTCGATTCTTCTCCAATTGATTGGCAAACAGATAATTCTTTAATGATTCACCCCATGATACAAAATTCGCAAAATAAGGTTTGCCTTCGGCATCGCATTGCGCTATGGCGATTTCGAAATCGGCAACTGCGAACGGAATATTCTCTCCCCGAGGGTTTAATAATATCTTTTTCGACCTGTTCAGTAATACTTTATTATTGAGAGTCAATACTTCATTTGTAACTATTCTGTCCTTAAAGGTCAAAGAATACTTGTAGTTGTCATTATTGCCATTGGTAAATATCAGCTCGAACAATTCGGACGGACTTATCGCATATTTCAAATCTATCCTGCCTGACAATAAATCTGCAATTTCACGGATAACATTCAATGTGCGGCTCTTACCCGAGGCATTCTTTCCCACCAATAGATTTATATTATTGAAATAAGCATAATCCCCTTCATTTCCCACAATGCACCATTCGCGGGGTTCACCTACATAACGTGTATATTTTAAAGCACTTAGTATCATTCTAGTAATAAATTTAGATATTATGAATAGCGTATAAGTAAAGCAACGTATTTAATACAACATTATTTAATGACAACTAACTATTGCTGTTACAGACGAAATAATAATAAAAAGATCTGGAACCTTATCTGCTGTTTCAGATTCAAATATACGTTTTTTTCGGTAATCGGTAAATAAAAAGCAGCAAGCCTTATTTCAAGTTTTTGATTACAATCTCATTTTTACATTCATTAACTATATATAGTTAAAATGTAACGAAAGTAACCAAAAGTAATGAAGAATGAAGAATTAAGAATTACTTTAATTGAAATGTCATTACAAATCGATAGCTCCTCCCCCATTCTTCATTCTTAGTTCTTCATTCTTAATTGTTATCTCCCTATCCACTGCTGCTACAATTTCAGGATCATATGCCCCACCCGCTCTGAAATCATTTTTCTTGAGAATCATTAACTGCCGTTTAGTTTCTTCATCAGGTACTTCAATGATTAATGGACGAGCCTGAAAAGAACGTTCTTTTGCCTTCTCCTGTGCTTTATCATGGCGTTCAAGCACATAGCGGATAGCTCGGATGCTTGGCGGACAGTGTTTCTTCTTTACAACACGGCATTTTTCGTAATCTTCTACAGAATTCTTCTTGTCGGGAATATAGACTATTTTTTCTTCTTTCTGCACATATCCTTCCAAAAGCTGTTTCAAACCCATACGGGCCGAAGCAACTAGTGTTTCTTCTCGGCAGGTAATAGCATCATCTACCGCTTCTTTAAACTCTGGGCGGGTTTTCTTCCAGTGGTAGAAAGTCTTAGGATTGATATTGACGATCTTACAAATTTCGGACACGCCGAAAAGGTCCTGTTCTATCATTTCAATGATACGGGTGGCGGTTTTGTTGGAATATTTCATAACAATAGAGGTTTTAAACTCCTCTTGTCTGCCCCTACGGGGAAAATACAAAGAGGGTATTGGTTAGTAAATTAAATGAATAGCTAAAAGCTCTTTAGCTATAGATAAATGAATTGAAAATTGATAATAATCATATATTATTAATGCAAATCAGTAGTTGAGTATTAATGTTGGATTTATCTATACATAGCTACTTTCTTTTCTCATTATTTGCAAGCTTTCTCTTAGGTCTGCCGCGCCCTCCCGGGCTTGTCCTCACTTTTGGCATTGCCAAAATGAACATTCAAACACAACAAAGTGTAGTCTATAAAAAACGACTAATAAAATCCAACATTTCCATACTACAATAATCACTTCAACTACTGATTGGCATGAATAAAAAACTGGGCGAATTACATCATGATTAATTTAATAAAAAAAACAGGAGCAGAATTATTCTGCCCCCGTTCCCATTATTTATTTCTATTATTTACAATTTCACATTCTTACCCGTCTTGCTGCTCTCTATGGCCGCATTGAGTATCTCTACAACTATAAGGTTGTTTTCTAAAGAAGACAGGTCGGTAGGCTTCACCTCAATTTCGCCACGTACAGCAGCTTTAAGGTAATAGAAAGAATCGTTGTACGGTGCGGTCAGCTTTTCGGCTACCATCTTATTCTCTTTCTTATCCGAATATACACGCATATCATTTGCATTATCCTGATATATATAGCCTTTTTCACCATAGATATGCATATCCTTGCGGCTCATCGGCCAGTTCCACGAAGCCATGATAACAACTGTGGCATCAGGATACTCAAGCATTATAGTTGCATCATCGTCCACTTTGGGATAAACCTGTGGTTTCAGATGCTGCAATGTAGCGGATACGCTTATAGGCTTCCGGCCTCCCATCAACCATGTACTCAGGTTTGCTCCATAACAACCAAAGTCTACAACAGCACCACCTCCATTGAGCACCGGATCGGTAAGCCAACGGAGAAATTCCGGTCCACAACCGATTTCTACAGGACCCTGATGTCCATCATATACATTTATACGCGATATCCGGCCAATTGCATTTTCATTCTTAATCAGGTCGTAAGCTTTATGATTGGCGGCATACCATGTTGTTTCATAATTGGTAAGCACCATTATATTATGCTTGCGAGCCAGTTCTGCTATGCGTTTTGCTTGCTCTGTTGTGGTAGCGAGCGGTTTCTCTACCATTACGTGTATGCCACGCGGTGCGCAGGCTTCGATTACACGCAGATGGTCATATATGCTTTCATAAACAATAACAGCTTCGGGCTTGGTTTTATCCAGCATTTCATCCAGATTCTCAAAGAATTTACTCTTGTCTACTTTTGCCCGTAATGTCTTATTGTTCCAAAGTGAAGTATCTTTTTCAGCAATACCTACCACTTCGAAATCACCCCTGTCGAGGCGGGAAAGGACTTCCCATAAGTGCCCGTGCGAAAGGCCTGCCACAGCAAGGCGGAGCGGTTTATCATTTTGTGCCGATACAATTGCGGATATAGCTGATAAAGCCATTATCAGAAGGATTTTAATTTTTATCATGTGTACTTACAGGTTAAATTAACGTTGTTCAAAGGTAAAAAAATAATAAGAGCCTGTTTAAATTTCAGGTAAAATTTAAACAGGCTCTTAGTCCCAATCCTTCTTTCTATAGCTTTTATTCTAAAGGAAATGTATCAATATTTCCATCTGCAATATTATAAATGCAAATTCAAGATATTACAATTTTCACTGCTCACTTCTTCATAAGAGCAACCGTACACCACAAATAAGGAGCCTGACCGTGAAAATCTCCCGCCAGACGGGGACGGTCGTAATAATACTGCTTATCGTTCTTCTTACCTGTACCGATACAGACTTCAGTCACATTGTTACGCTCGTCGATATACGGAATCATTGCCAGCCATGCTTTCCGGGCTGCAGGTGCATATTCTTTAGCATCCAGCCAGCCATTTTTTACACCTACAATAAATCCATAGGTAAACATAGCTGATCCTGATGTCTCAACCCAGCAGTCAGGCTCATCGATCAACTGGTTCCACATACCACTTGGAGTCTGATATTTTTTCAAACTTTCCATCATGGTAAGGTAACCTTTCATAATACGTGGACGGTCTTTATGATCGGCAGGAAGATATGTCAGCAGATCAGCCATACCTACAGCCATCCAGCCATCGCCGCGACCCCAATAGTAAGGAACATCCGGTGCATGGTAGAAAAGTCCGTTAGGACGCTGTATCTCTTCCAGATAGAGTACCATCTCCTTTGCCGCGCGGTCAATATACTTGGAGTCTCCGGTCACTTTATATGCCTCGGCCTGTACCGAAGTAATCATATACATATCGTCGATCCATAAGCGGGTCTGCCACGAATAGCCTTTTTCTGCCCAGGCTTTTTCCGCAGGTTTTGCATTAGCCGGAACTTCCCATTGAGTATCGGCATAAGCCATACCCATATCCAGATAACGTTTATCTTTTGTTATCTGATAAAGTTTAAGGGCCAATCCGCCAAACATATTATAATCGACATGATTCATCGGAGGTAATAATGCTTTCTCCCGAGTAAAGAAAGGTTCAAATCTGTCTTGTAGAAGTTTTATTAGTTTCTGATCTTTTGTCTGAAGGGCATAATCGAGAGCCCCTGTCCAAGTACAGACTTCGGCATAATGAATATATCTCCCTGCATAAAGGTCGTGCCTGTCGTCTACTATATGATATGCCAGACGTTTACCTACTTCTTCGGGAGTAAATCCTTTGGAGAAGTTAGTTAGCTGGCTTTGCTGGGAAAACAAAAACTGGAATGGTAAAAGAAGTAATAACGTAAATAATTTTCGAAACATAATATTGATTTTTAATTATAAAATATATCTGAAATAAACCTCCGGCTTGTTGTCCGGTAAGATGATCCAGTATCTGATTACAATTTAGAATACTAACAATTACAATAATTGCCCGACCTCTTTCAGTCGGCTCCTAAGTTTATTTATATCGACATTATGAACATCGGGCTTTGTTGTTTTAAAAATCTGTCCGGCAGCTACACCGGCAGCTTCTCCCGTAACCAGACATGGAGGCATTACCCTCAGACTGCCATGTGCATAATGGTCAGTGGAGATACAACGTCCGGCTACAAATACATTTTTAAGTCCTACCGGAAGAAGACATCTGAAAGGTATGCCATGAGACTCTCCTTTTCCATAGCGTTTATATTCTTTTGCATCACTTTTATGTATATCTATGTAATAAGAGTTACGTCCGATGCCATCCTCAAACTCCCTACGGGCCAGCCAGTCTTCGACTGTAAAGGTATAATCGCATTTGATACGTCGGCTTTCTCGGACACCCATCAAGGCGCCTGTGGTAGCCAGATAGGAAGCTGCAAATACTTTTGGTTCGTACTCTGCCAATCCTTCCTGAAACTGCCGGGCTATTTTACGGCCAACCATCATTGCTGACGAAAGTGAAACAGGATTGGTACTATCCACCGTAACATGACCTGCATTAAAGGCCAGATAGCCTGGTCCTGCATACTTGTCATTGATATGGCTATCCTTTATCAAAGGATATTTCCCCGACTTAAGCATTTCATGTATAGGGCCATCCTTTCTACTGGTATGTACACTGCCGATCAGCGAAAATTGGTACGGATCAATATTCGCCAGTGCGAAACAAAGTGTACCTTCCTGTACTGTCCCTTTGCCGTCGCCCGTATCAAATTTTGCTCCGGCCCACGCTGCAAGATCACCATCACCCGTACAGTCGATAAACAGTTTGGCCTTGTAGGCAGTAAGACCGGCCTTATTCCCGACAATGACAGCATCTACCACTCCGTCCTGCTTCATTTCCACGGCAGCCATAGTAGAAAAGAACAAAACAGATACCCCTTCCGACGTTACCAGATCATCATACACCACTTTCAGATATTCTGAGTTGATCGGAACCCAGTCGTCTCCTTTTACGTGAGGAACTCCTTTCTTTGCTTCCAAGAATACCTTTTCCGCTATCCCTTTATAAATAATCTTTTCCTTATCCGTAAAAGGACACCATGCGTTCAACAGGCCGGAAGTCCCCATTCCACCAAGAGCACCGGTTCCTTCTATCAGTAAAACTTTCGCTCCTTCGCGTGCGGCAGCGGTGGCAGCAGCACATCCTGAAGGACCGCCTCCGACAACAACTACATCCCACTGATCGTCTACTTTTATACCCTCTTTCCGGGATATAGTCTGTGAGGATATTGTTTCCCCTGCCGAGATACTGCTGTTCGCAATTGAAGCCAGCCCCAGCATGCCTGCATTGCGCAGAAATTTTCTTCGTTCCATATGTATTAATTTAAATTGCTATATGAGTGTTTTTCATTTTACTAAAATAGTATTTTTCACTTGAGAAACATTACAACCCTTCAGAATCAATGAATAATTATCTGCCGGAAGATTCTTTTTATCCGTCTCTATTGTTATACTGCGGCTTTCTCCCGGCATCATACTAAAAAAGTTATCGGTATAGTATGAAGGGCGTACAGGTTTACCTGCCGAGTCGAGCCATTGCAATTGCGTGAAGAATGCAATTGAACGGTTCGTATTTTTCAGCTCGATGTCTATATAATGTTTTCCTTCGCTTACACGTGTTTTGTATTTCATCGACAGTTTAGCCGGAGCAAGTTCTTTTATACTCTGGAAACCTGCTGTAGTAGGCCCTGTCATAGATTTCATCCCTTCATATACGCTCGTGGAACGCCAGTAGAAGTTACTGCCCACTTCCTTTCCTGTACTATCAAAAAGGCGAAGCTTGATAAAATGAACGGGCGAGATATTCGCAGGGAAATCAATTTTAAATACATCATTTACAACTCCATCTTCGGGAAGATCGACCGAAGCCTGATTTTTCCATACTTGTTTTGAGTTGATATCGAATACTTCAGCTGTAACCTTATAACCGGAAAAAGCCTTATAATAGTCGTTTACCACCGATACCGTATTTTTCAGATAGTCGAACTGGGGGTGTAGCGGTTCACATGCATTTGCTGCCGCATAGAGTGCTGCCGTAGGTTCGAGCGACCAGTCCCACATTCGCCCGCAAACCTGACGGACAGGAGAATTGTGATACCAGAAAAGAACTCCGGAAGTATAGCGGTCTCCATAATTTA
Protein-coding sequences here:
- a CDS encoding ABC transporter ATP-binding protein — translated: MIQINDLKKVFRTEEVETIALNGISMHVNKGEFIAIMGPSGCGKSTLLNILGLLDNPTSGHYLLDKNEVGNLKEKERTQTRKGNIGFVFQSFNLIEEMTVFENVELPLTYLKVKASERKKRVEDTLRRMSISHRASHFPNQLSGGQQQRVAIARAVIANPKLILADEPTGNLDSKNGKDVMDLLTELNREGATIVMVTHSQHDASFAHRIVNLFDGQIVTEVESMM
- a CDS encoding ABC transporter permease → MKQFFRNFRKQKTVGILNICGLSLGIMVSITVGLWAINELSFDNFHKNGERMYRVVQSFEYGSIPIKAATAFKPLGELAAAEIPEIEQMCRVVIEDNGIEIDRITYFNVRNIITDHNFFSFFSFPLKEGNIETAFSAPDNVILTESAAKRYFPNRNPIGQTVIFHGWKFTVSAIMYDMPRNSHIQADIVFPLFSFFKDWGWDSSFKYDTYFVLSPNADIHSIEKKVSLINKRGISAFIGDIPVELEHLQDIHFSKTSASFDSAIKGNEGLLKTFISIAIAILIIACINFTNLFISTSFIRAKTIGIKKSLGADKKLLILDFYKETAAYVLIAVFLGILLAMLALPVFNNYTQSNVIIDYLSPELYIFIFTLAVITIIIAGSFPAFQMTKFGVIETLKGKFRGKKMSIFQKVLIIIQFSTSICLLIVVLFFAKQIDQILSQDLGFDNKNIVYINGWGDFGRDYNALREEMIQEPSIIDVAMKQYDLPLRGGNGIGGKNVETGEEILLDLSEVSPNYFDFYGMVFISGENPLYEESAASSRFCVINERAAQLLGLKDPVGKAFHIISVGGKLSENDGKEYIVKGVIRDSYVKSLYQEPDAQMYLNLSRDDHNPIFFKVAGNPQRAIKTIEKKWKQMLPNVPFEYHYLDTTYEAQYTSEMNARNVLSYALIITLIITVMGLYAMVFYSTQRRIKEIGIRKINGATILDLIALLNKDTIIWIVISFFIACPVSYYFVSRWLDGFIIKTSLSIWIFLGAGALSFIIAMLTVCYQTWKAANMNPVNAIQNE
- a CDS encoding ABC transporter permease, whose amino-acid sequence is MYHIPFILRRFLKSKSLRIINLLGLTLMFACMLVSYTYIKRELSYDKFYNNAHRIVRMTLSYDDNIADGRIYGTSTKQIWQNIPEIEDELKLEMVNTAILNHNGSKQVLNNLFFASENLLNILDIPLIEGNSREAFKSPESVIISERLALQLFGRTDVIGEKIELSSRRIESTVYFIRGVFKNMPENTHFHSDIIIHKADFDNFYHYVYLLMKDGYDLADIQSRLTANFKSQNPDSRNAIINLIPMTDIHLHSHLLREMETNGNIYYIYLIAGINLLLLIIVLFNLWLNSSVIFSYNKRYYQLLRMNGASSSVVIKDETWVSLLLAVISILSGKLLSVFIGSYFSISFSALSITETVGIAILFILSTIFVSLLPILINMSATAFLNDQADLRQSRFSISNVKYMLIVQYSIVLFIIIVGIGINNQMALIRNTQVAGNNDSILVFEEQPHEVIENYTAFRNELLKHSEIESVTAAMQLPGNAVRDMIVITTEGKDPAYIPVLVVGEDFMQTFDIKPVAGTLFPPLRLSYAEEANLQQRKMNEEGFKSSHRDNIIVNRKALGQLGFSSPEEAIGKEVGIGHNSLDYFPTGIICGVVEDFTYTNVYEDAIPMVILQRNMFMNCFIIRIAPGSNEQALATLNSVWATLNPDYPINYKFLSDSYKSLYVNELNAEKVVLFFSILSFVITILGLIIFMAFMIKNRMKEISIRKVNGATNSEIVFMLNFGLLRWIFLSFVIAMPAAWYVMDKWLENFAYKTTIYWWIFVLAGISVLLISFLAISWQSLKAARINPAKSLKGD
- a CDS encoding DUF4276 family protein, with amino-acid sequence MKRIAFFVEGQTEQIFVNRLIKEILGTQQINIIQKQFRGGVNIPKVEIVRNSSFSRNPKYEVLIFDCGSDNRVKSEILDNMETLRKNGYEMIIGLRDLYPLPIDDLEKLEKGLRFLPNKLKNDAHYFDVIIAVHEIEAWFLAETNHLKKIDKRLTGRFIKDKLGFDPYASDPQAREHPAKDLDNIYRLVGKSYTKKYNATTRVVNKLDFNNIRFDLRYDIGPLDRLLKAIENFKGKK
- a CDS encoding AAA family ATPase, whose translation is MILSALKYTRYVGEPREWCIVGNEGDYAYFNNINLLVGKNASGKSRTLNVIREIADLLSGRIDLKYAISPSELFELIFTNGNNDNYKYSLTFKDRIVTNEVLTLNNKVLLNRSKKILLNPRGENIPFAVADFEIAIAQCDAEGKPYFANFVSWGESLKNYLFANQLEKNRLVKDYTQIDGDDHDIDDPDVLIYTFYKGWELFGETFISEVKAGMQELGYSITNIDIKETRGGFGIFIEEDGEYTISQREMSQGMFRALSLFIMLSYARLSDISLCLLIDDMGEGLDFESSKKMMDLVIKKVNKSNMQFFMTSNDRQVMNQIPLRYWSVIGRESSKSIFYDYTNSKDTFDDFKYTGLNNFDFLATDFFKKGFGVIDEDND